The following proteins are encoded in a genomic region of Neomicrococcus aestuarii:
- a CDS encoding CTP synthase, with the protein MIGSNSVVQRTNSRFSRSNEQTKHIFVTGGVASSLGKGLSASSLGHLLRARGLSVTMQKLDPYLNVDPGTMNPFQHGEVFVTDDGAETDLDIGHYERFLDENLDGSANVTTGQVYSTVIEKERRGDYLGDTVQVIPHITDEIKRRMRLPAEGKKAPDVIITEIGGTVGDIESQPFLESARQVRQDIGRNNVFFLHVSLVPFIGPSQELKTKPTQHSVATLRSIGIQPDALVIRSDRPIPDEMRAKIGRTCDVDEEAVVNAADAPSIYDIPVELHRQGLDAYIVQALGLKFKDVNWSKWNKLLDAVHNPKHEIEVALVGKYIDLPDAYLSVTEALRAGGFANSAKVNVRWVKSDECETPEGAKKALAGVDAVCVPGGFGIRGIEGKLGALKYVRENGIPTLGLCLGLQCMVIEYARNVSGLKGASSTEFDPETKVPVIATMAEQKSFVEGAGDLGGTMRLGLYPANLLKGSVVANAYGKTEASERHRHRYEVNNDYRDQIAASGLVFSGTSPDGKLVEYVELPAEKHPYYVATQAHPELSSRPTRPHPLFAGLIKAGLAHQKSRTSANAPAAK; encoded by the coding sequence GTGATAGGCTCGAATTCCGTGGTGCAACGAACTAATTCCCGTTTTTCCCGTTCCAACGAGCAGACGAAGCACATCTTCGTCACGGGAGGCGTTGCCTCCTCCCTCGGTAAGGGGCTCAGTGCCTCAAGCCTTGGACATCTCCTCCGCGCACGCGGACTCTCTGTCACGATGCAGAAGCTAGATCCATACTTGAATGTGGATCCAGGCACAATGAATCCCTTCCAGCACGGCGAAGTGTTTGTCACGGATGACGGTGCTGAAACTGACCTCGACATTGGACACTACGAGCGTTTCTTGGATGAGAACCTTGACGGTTCCGCCAATGTAACCACCGGTCAGGTGTACTCGACGGTCATCGAGAAGGAACGCCGCGGCGACTACCTTGGCGACACCGTGCAGGTCATCCCTCACATCACCGATGAGATCAAGCGCCGTATGCGCCTTCCAGCCGAGGGCAAGAAGGCCCCCGACGTGATCATCACCGAAATCGGTGGCACCGTGGGTGACATCGAATCCCAGCCGTTTCTCGAGTCCGCACGTCAGGTCCGCCAGGACATTGGCCGCAACAACGTGTTCTTCCTGCACGTTTCGTTGGTTCCGTTCATCGGCCCATCCCAGGAACTCAAGACCAAGCCAACGCAGCACTCTGTTGCGACCTTGCGTTCTATCGGCATTCAGCCTGACGCTCTGGTGATCCGCTCTGACCGTCCAATCCCGGATGAGATGCGCGCAAAGATCGGCCGTACGTGTGACGTCGACGAAGAAGCAGTGGTCAACGCCGCTGACGCGCCGAGCATTTACGACATCCCCGTAGAGCTTCACCGTCAGGGCTTGGACGCCTACATTGTTCAGGCGCTCGGCTTGAAGTTCAAGGACGTCAACTGGTCCAAGTGGAACAAGCTCCTCGACGCCGTGCACAACCCTAAGCATGAGATCGAAGTTGCTTTGGTGGGCAAGTACATTGACCTTCCAGACGCATACCTCTCCGTGACCGAGGCCCTGCGCGCCGGTGGCTTTGCGAACTCCGCCAAGGTCAATGTTCGTTGGGTGAAGTCGGACGAGTGCGAGACCCCAGAAGGTGCCAAGAAGGCCCTCGCTGGCGTTGACGCCGTCTGTGTTCCTGGTGGATTCGGTATCCGCGGTATCGAAGGCAAGCTCGGCGCCCTGAAGTACGTGCGCGAAAACGGCATCCCAACTTTGGGCCTCTGCCTTGGCCTGCAGTGCATGGTCATCGAATACGCACGCAACGTCTCCGGCCTCAAGGGTGCAAGCTCCACCGAGTTTGATCCTGAAACTAAGGTCCCTGTTATCGCCACCATGGCGGAGCAGAAGTCCTTCGTGGAAGGCGCCGGCGATTTGGGCGGAACCATGCGCCTTGGCCTCTACCCAGCAAACCTTCTCAAGGGTTCCGTGGTGGCTAACGCGTACGGCAAGACCGAAGCTTCCGAGCGTCACCGTCACCGTTACGAAGTCAACAACGACTACCGCGATCAGATCGCTGCTTCAGGATTGGTCTTCTCCGGAACCTCTCCTGACGGCAAGCTGGTGGAGTACGTGGAACTTCCAGCTGAGAAGCACCCGTACTACGTGGCAACTCAGGCTCACCCAGAGTTGAGCTCGCGTCCAACGCGTCCTCACCCGTTGTTCGCTGGTTTGATCAAGGCTGGCCTTGCTCACCAGAAGAGCCGCACTTCCGCCAACGCTCCGGCAGCTAAGTAG
- a CDS encoding RNA polymerase sigma factor, translated as METTHDIDALYQAHAVTVQRFIYRRVFNVDDANELTNDVFRVAWQKQQAGTNIDIAWLVVTAKNLILNMQRGSYREVRLRDRLKESALLTGSPHDSGISGEVGEVLDQLREKDREILILAYWDGLRAADLAKVLDCSEGSAATRLNRARQAFAKKAPAHLMNPSTTSTAQRSAKEA; from the coding sequence ATGGAAACTACTCACGACATCGATGCGCTGTATCAAGCCCACGCGGTCACTGTTCAGCGGTTCATTTACCGTCGTGTGTTCAACGTCGACGACGCCAATGAACTAACGAATGATGTGTTCCGTGTGGCGTGGCAAAAGCAGCAAGCCGGCACGAACATTGATATCGCCTGGCTGGTGGTGACAGCTAAGAATCTGATTCTGAACATGCAGCGCGGTTCCTATCGCGAAGTTCGCTTGCGCGACCGCCTCAAAGAATCCGCGCTCCTCACTGGGAGTCCTCATGATTCGGGGATCAGCGGCGAAGTGGGCGAAGTACTTGACCAGCTGCGGGAGAAGGACCGTGAAATTCTCATCCTGGCGTACTGGGACGGACTGCGTGCAGCAGATCTAGCGAAGGTGCTGGACTGCAGTGAAGGCAGCGCCGCCACTCGGCTTAACAGGGCTCGGCAAGCCTTCGCCAAGAAGGCCCCGGCGCACCTCATGAATCCATCCACCACATCCACTGCTCAGCGAAGCGCGAAGGAGGCCTGA
- the recN gene encoding DNA repair protein RecN, whose product MIEEISIWDLGVIEHAVLPLGPGYTVVTGETGAGKTMVTSALALLTGKRADAGSVRHGAKNASVEAIIQTHANSDIAVRATDAGGTYDTDSEADDAVAHLVLSRSVTSEGRSKATVGGRTTPIGVLGEIGDALVAVHGQSDQLRLKGATEQRESLDRFAGPDLAAKLAEYQHVWDELRNAQQLRDELVTQARERALEAETLRVALEEIDAVDPQPGEDEALKAEATKLANVEGLRTAAMSAHTALVAEEYAEGVDATSLVNEGKRVLEMVSEDDPEIKALADRLAEIGYLMADLSSDLASYASSLDSEGPARLAEVETRRAALNGLTKKYAPTIDGVLEWSGFARERSLELGDDTLRIDELAARIEELTAQRDTLGKALTALRQAAAEDLAARVTTELRGLAMPDASLVVVVEEAEPHRYGADTVSMLLKPHAGAGPRPLGKGASGGELSRVMLALEVVLASTDPVPTFVFDEVDSGVGGKAAVDIGRRLARLAQHVQVIVVTHLPQVAAYADRHVRVIKQSSSESGVTASDIALLTEDERISELARMLAGQEDSESAQAHAKELLQDARAENQQ is encoded by the coding sequence ATGATCGAAGAAATCAGTATTTGGGATCTCGGCGTCATTGAGCACGCCGTGCTGCCGCTTGGCCCTGGCTACACCGTAGTGACCGGTGAAACTGGCGCCGGCAAAACCATGGTGACCTCAGCTTTGGCGCTCTTGACTGGTAAGCGCGCTGACGCCGGCTCCGTCCGCCACGGAGCGAAGAACGCTTCCGTCGAAGCGATCATCCAGACGCACGCCAACAGCGATATTGCTGTGCGGGCGACGGATGCGGGCGGTACCTATGACACTGACTCGGAAGCGGACGACGCCGTAGCTCACCTCGTGCTCTCACGCTCCGTGACGTCCGAGGGGCGAAGCAAAGCCACCGTGGGTGGGCGCACCACTCCGATTGGCGTGCTGGGCGAAATCGGGGATGCGCTAGTGGCTGTGCACGGCCAGTCCGATCAGTTACGCCTCAAAGGTGCCACCGAACAACGGGAATCTCTGGACCGTTTCGCGGGACCAGATCTGGCTGCCAAGCTCGCCGAGTACCAGCACGTTTGGGACGAGCTGCGAAACGCTCAGCAGCTACGCGACGAACTCGTCACGCAAGCCCGAGAACGAGCGCTCGAAGCCGAGACCCTTCGCGTAGCACTCGAAGAAATCGACGCCGTGGATCCGCAGCCCGGCGAAGATGAAGCACTCAAAGCAGAGGCCACCAAGCTAGCCAACGTAGAAGGCCTCCGCACGGCCGCGATGAGCGCTCACACGGCACTCGTGGCCGAGGAGTATGCCGAAGGCGTCGACGCCACCTCGCTCGTCAACGAGGGCAAGCGTGTGCTTGAGATGGTCAGCGAGGATGATCCTGAGATCAAAGCGCTCGCAGACCGCCTTGCTGAAATCGGCTACCTCATGGCGGATCTGTCGAGTGACCTCGCAAGCTACGCGAGCTCCCTGGACTCCGAAGGACCTGCACGGCTTGCTGAAGTGGAAACGCGGCGGGCCGCGCTCAACGGACTGACCAAGAAATACGCGCCAACGATCGACGGGGTCCTCGAATGGTCAGGGTTTGCTCGCGAACGCTCCCTCGAGCTCGGCGATGACACACTGCGCATCGATGAACTCGCGGCGCGTATCGAAGAGCTCACGGCTCAACGAGACACTCTCGGCAAGGCGCTTACCGCGTTGCGCCAAGCTGCCGCGGAGGATCTGGCTGCCCGGGTGACCACCGAACTTCGGGGGCTGGCCATGCCGGACGCAAGCCTCGTCGTCGTAGTGGAAGAAGCCGAACCCCACCGCTACGGAGCGGACACCGTGTCCATGCTGCTCAAACCGCATGCCGGGGCCGGGCCGCGACCGCTGGGCAAGGGAGCTTCCGGCGGTGAGCTTTCGCGCGTCATGCTGGCTCTGGAAGTGGTGCTCGCGAGTACTGATCCGGTACCGACGTTCGTGTTCGACGAAGTGGACTCGGGAGTCGGCGGAAAGGCAGCCGTGGATATTGGGCGTCGCCTCGCGCGGCTCGCACAGCACGTTCAGGTGATCGTGGTGACCCACCTTCCGCAAGTGGCGGCCTACGCGGATCGACACGTGCGCGTCATCAAGCAATCTTCGAGTGAGAGTGGTGTCACAGCCAGTGATATCGCATTATTGACCGAAGATGAAAGAATTAGTGAGCTTGCCCGCATGCTTGCCGGGCAAGAAGACTCTGAATCCGCGCAAGCACACGCAAAAGAGCTCCTGCAGGATGCTCGTGCGGAGAATCAACAGTGA
- a CDS encoding NUDIX domain-containing protein, whose product MIEQYRQPVGMYLWEVPAGLLDIAGEDPLTAAQRELFEEADVRADEWHVLVDQFNSPGSSAEALRIFLAQEIHEIPESERFTRDGEEASMELRWVQFAEALDAVMDGRIHNPSAVSGLMALFVAKQRGLDALREPDADWSAHPAFRDQTSPSAQDA is encoded by the coding sequence ATGATTGAGCAGTACCGGCAACCCGTGGGCATGTACCTTTGGGAAGTGCCCGCAGGTTTGTTGGATATCGCCGGCGAGGATCCATTGACCGCCGCGCAGCGCGAGCTCTTCGAAGAGGCCGATGTTCGAGCCGACGAGTGGCACGTGCTGGTGGATCAGTTCAACTCTCCGGGCTCCTCAGCCGAAGCGTTGCGCATCTTCTTGGCACAGGAAATCCATGAGATTCCAGAGAGTGAGCGCTTCACCCGTGACGGTGAGGAAGCCTCCATGGAGCTTCGCTGGGTGCAATTTGCCGAAGCGCTTGATGCAGTGATGGACGGCCGGATTCATAACCCCAGCGCTGTGAGTGGACTGATGGCCTTGTTCGTTGCCAAACAGCGCGGCCTGGATGCGCTCCGCGAACCGGACGCTGACTGGAGTGCGCACCCCGCCTTCCGCGATCAGACTTCACCCAGCGCTCAGGACGCATGA
- a CDS encoding RNA polymerase sigma factor — translation MDTVQDIDSLYQRHAVTVQRFIYRRVFNVDDANELTNDVFRVAWQKRQAGTEIDIAWLVVTAKNLILNMQRGSYREVRLRDRLKESALLTARPHDSGISGEVGEVLDQLRERDREILILAYWDGLRAADLAKVLDCSEGTAATRLNRARQAFAKKAPAHLMNPSTAHTTRHGKEEV, via the coding sequence ATGGATACGGTCCAGGATATTGATTCGTTGTATCAACGCCACGCGGTCACTGTTCAGCGGTTCATTTATCGCCGCGTGTTCAACGTTGACGATGCGAACGAACTCACCAACGACGTGTTTCGCGTTGCGTGGCAGAAGCGGCAAGCCGGCACCGAGATTGATATCGCGTGGCTGGTGGTCACGGCTAAGAATCTCATTCTGAACATGCAGCGCGGTTCCTATCGCGAAGTGCGTTTGCGCGACCGGCTCAAAGAATCCGCGCTCCTTACAGCGCGTCCTCACGATTCGGGAATCAGCGGCGAAGTGGGCGAAGTACTTGACCAATTGCGCGAGCGGGATCGCGAGATCCTGATCCTGGCGTACTGGGACGGACTGCGAGCGGCAGATTTAGCGAAGGTGCTGGACTGCAGCGAAGGGACCGCTGCCACACGGCTTAATAGGGCACGGCAAGCCTTCGCTAAGAAGGCCCCTGCTCATCTCATGAATCCATCAACCGCGCACACCACGCGCCACGGCAAGGAGGAGGTGTAA
- the xerD gene encoding site-specific tyrosine recombinase XerD — protein MNQLRRELESYVQHVAIERGLAKNTVAAYRRDLERYVAFLENRGVQRAEDVTRAEVTTFAQDIRDGADGGAPLSARSAARTVVAVRGLHKFWVLEGTTTDNPASEVQPPSVGQRLPKALTIDEVRRILEATENETPAGLRDRALLEFLYSTGARISEAVSLDVDDVFVDQQGPGPGMVRVRGKGSKERIVPMGSFALEALNNYLVRTRPLLVAKGKGTPALFLNLRGGRLSRQSAWTIIQHAAERAQIGKEVSPHTMRHSFATHLLQGGADVRVVQELLGHASVTTTQVYTHVTVDTLREIYASAHPRARL, from the coding sequence ATGAATCAGCTGCGCCGCGAACTTGAATCCTACGTTCAACACGTCGCGATCGAGCGCGGGCTAGCCAAGAACACGGTCGCCGCCTACCGGCGCGATCTTGAGCGGTACGTAGCGTTTCTTGAGAACCGTGGCGTTCAGCGCGCCGAAGATGTCACGCGCGCCGAGGTCACCACGTTCGCCCAAGACATTCGCGACGGTGCGGACGGGGGAGCCCCACTGAGCGCACGCTCGGCGGCGCGCACGGTGGTTGCGGTGCGTGGGCTCCATAAATTTTGGGTGCTCGAAGGTACGACGACGGATAACCCAGCGTCCGAGGTCCAGCCACCTTCTGTGGGGCAGCGGCTGCCTAAAGCACTGACGATCGATGAAGTGCGACGCATTCTTGAAGCTACCGAGAACGAAACGCCTGCCGGGCTTCGTGACAGGGCGCTCTTGGAGTTCTTGTATTCCACGGGCGCACGTATTTCTGAGGCAGTGTCACTGGATGTGGATGACGTATTCGTGGATCAGCAAGGTCCTGGCCCTGGCATGGTGCGCGTTCGCGGTAAGGGTTCCAAAGAGCGCATTGTTCCCATGGGCAGTTTCGCCCTCGAGGCGCTCAATAACTATTTGGTGCGCACGCGACCGCTCCTTGTTGCTAAGGGCAAAGGCACCCCAGCGCTCTTTTTGAATCTCCGGGGTGGGCGCCTCTCCCGACAGTCCGCCTGGACCATCATTCAGCACGCTGCCGAGCGCGCGCAGATCGGCAAGGAAGTCTCCCCGCACACCATGCGGCACTCCTTTGCCACTCACTTGCTTCAAGGCGGCGCGGACGTCCGCGTGGTTCAAGAGCTCCTTGGACACGCGTCCGTCACCACAACTCAGGTGTACACGCACGTCACCGTGGACACGCTGCGTGAAATCTACGCGTCCGCTCACCCAAGAGCTCGTCTCTAG